The Prochlorococcus sp. MIT 0603 DNA window GGTAGAGCAATCCAAAACATGCATGAGCATATGTGAACCATGCTCTTGGTGAGCTTCTAAACACACCATCAGACTTGTACCGATCTCGATCAAATTTAAATGATTCACCAAGTTGTGCTTTGCGAGCCAAACGCTTTACTACAACTGGATCTGTGAAGGTTTGACCATTCAACTCACCACCATAGATAGTTGCAGTAATGCCCATTTGCTCAAAGGAGTATTTGGCTTCTGCTCGTCTGAATGGGATGTCAGCACGAACATTGCCTTCTTTGTCTTCAAGAACTACAGGGAAGTTCTCAAAGAAGTTAGGCATTCTTCGTACTTCGAGGTCATTACCTTCTTTGTCAGTAAAGGAAACATGTCCTTGCCAACCAGTTGGAACTCCATCTCCATTGACTAAAGCACCTGCTCTGAATAGGCCTCCTTTTGCAGGACTATTTCCTACATAGTCATAGAAAGCAAGTTTTTCAGGGATGGCTGCGTAAGCTTCTGCTTTAGAAGCACCATCATTCATAGCTGCTTCAACTCTGCGATTAATTTCAGTTTTGAAATAATTAGAGTCCCACTGATATCTGGTTGGACCAAACAACTCAATTGGAGTTGTTGCTGATCCATACCACATGGTTCCTGAAACAACAAACGATACAAAGAGAACTGCGGCTAATGCACTTGCAAGAACTCCTTCCAGACTTCCCATCCTGAGATTTCTATAGAGTCTTTCGCCTGGTCTATTGGTTATGTGGAAGACTCCTCCAATAATTCCTATAAGACCTGCTCCGATGTGGTTTGCAACTATTCCACCAGCGTTAAACGGGTTGAAACCAGCTGCACCCCATACCGGGGCAACTTTTTCGACATGTCCAGAAAGACCATATGAATCGGAAACCCACATTCCTACAGAGGAAAGTGATACTCCGAAACCAAAGCAAGCAAGACCTGCGAGCAATAGGTGAATCCCAAAAATTCTTGGAAGATCTAAAGCTGGTTCTCCGGTTCGAGAGTCTTCCCAGAGTTCAAGATCCCAGTAGGTCCAATGCCAGATAGCTGCCAGCATCATAAGACCACTGAAGAGGATATGAGCAGCTGCTACGCCTTCAAAAGTTGAATACGGAAGAGCTTTTCCCCAGAACCCTAATGAATCAAAGTCGAATGAGCCGACACCTCCAGTGAGGTCCCAACCATTCCAGCTACTTGTAACGCCTA harbors:
- the psbB gene encoding photosystem II chlorophyll-binding protein CP47; the protein is MGLPWYRVHTVVINDPGRLLAVHLMHTALLAGWAGSMALYELAIFDPSDPVLNPMWRQGMYVMPFMARLGVTSSWNGWDLTGGVGSFDFDSLGFWGKALPYSTFEGVAAAHILFSGLMMLAAIWHWTYWDLELWEDSRTGEPALDLPRIFGIHLLLAGLACFGFGVSLSSVGMWVSDSYGLSGHVEKVAPVWGAAGFNPFNAGGIVANHIGAGLIGIIGGVFHITNRPGERLYRNLRMGSLEGVLASALAAVLFVSFVVSGTMWYGSATTPIELFGPTRYQWDSNYFKTEINRRVEAAMNDGASKAEAYAAIPEKLAFYDYVGNSPAKGGLFRAGALVNGDGVPTGWQGHVSFTDKEGNDLEVRRMPNFFENFPVVLEDKEGNVRADIPFRRAEAKYSFEQMGITATIYGGELNGQTFTDPVVVKRLARKAQLGESFKFDRDRYKSDGVFRSSPRAWFTYAHACFGLLYLFGHWWHAARTLYRDTFTGVDPDIGDQVQFGVFKKLGDESTRRVPGRA